One genomic segment of Desulfocapsa sulfexigens DSM 10523 includes these proteins:
- a CDS encoding substrate-binding domain-containing protein has product MNTMLHVFVLFFTAAFFFFFNAAVYASPPIKAAGCKTEYFLIQDLARGYKSKTAGIVIPQKTGNKVAIKLLTAQQVDFAFTCKPQDNLIKKFNISPEITQNWKSFIIANDPIIVVIHRENGIISLTLEQLSGIFSGKIKNWKEIGGIETPIQVAYLDKTVESGVLTLFKELVPDSENNTTKQVKLRPDAFQAAGPKQLGAYVAQNPGGISFMALSSYRRRYGSKVNINGVPPNRETIKDGSYPLTVTYHIIYDKRKEETLKSFLGYIQSQEGISIINQGFISRTENR; this is encoded by the coding sequence ATGAATACTATGCTACATGTTTTCGTACTCTTTTTTACAGCTGCATTTTTTTTCTTTTTTAACGCTGCAGTATATGCCTCCCCTCCAATAAAGGCTGCAGGATGCAAAACGGAGTACTTTCTTATCCAAGATCTGGCTCGTGGGTATAAATCAAAAACAGCAGGAATTGTCATACCACAGAAAACCGGAAACAAGGTTGCTATAAAATTATTAACTGCACAGCAGGTAGACTTTGCCTTCACCTGTAAACCACAGGATAATCTCATAAAAAAATTTAACATCAGCCCCGAAATTACTCAAAACTGGAAATCATTCATCATTGCAAATGATCCTATCATTGTCGTTATTCACCGTGAAAATGGTATTATTTCATTAACTTTGGAGCAACTCAGTGGCATTTTTTCTGGAAAAATAAAGAACTGGAAAGAAATAGGTGGGATAGAGACACCGATTCAGGTTGCCTATCTTGACAAAACTGTTGAGAGCGGAGTTCTCACTCTTTTTAAAGAGCTGGTTCCAGACTCAGAGAATAACACAACAAAACAGGTGAAACTCAGACCCGATGCGTTTCAGGCAGCAGGGCCTAAGCAACTTGGAGCCTATGTGGCACAAAACCCCGGCGGTATAAGCTTTATGGCCCTGAGTTCTTATCGACGTCGTTACGGTTCCAAGGTGAACATTAACGGTGTCCCCCCAAATCGGGAAACCATTAAAGACGGAAGTTACCCACTAACAGTGACTTACCATATAATTTATGACAAACGAAAGGAGGAAACCCTGAAATCATTTCTTGGCTACATACAAAGTCAGGAAGGGATATCCATTATTAATCAGGGTTTTATCTCTCGTACCGAAAATAGATAG
- a CDS encoding ATP-binding protein encodes MKVHSLNTKIILWTGLCIACTAMILVGYSSWNLRRNAVTLAQSTLRTFAHQRGSLIEQDISSALDTSRTLGQVLSKVHDSESPLDIPRYEASQLVRSILEENPHFLSAFTCWEPLGYDYMDDGYKNEEGHDESGRFAPLWRRGENGQAFIQPLLLSPLHMKNSQVQAWYTSPQTKKNAHVFGPSYDSENDRWFVTVTVPILDQNKFQGVVGVDLDLGPLQNSILTEELFDGNAQISVLNQNGVYVVGSNPEHFSEGELLDSCDEHGFLYNSLQNHEEIFGVHNNQFHMLLPIPLSNSDTTWNLLFVVPVPSLTKEITTLMWKQIALLIGILVVMLPVSLLGTRRILNRPLSLLLEGVQKVSGGNLDHEVTVASSDEIGTIGMAFNTMRIKLKEMVSALEKHQLELEDKVAQRTKDLESKNNEIEEHRGKLQKALDETSALIQAILKEGGSLDVFFENPGLQSCWELMKCTKEECPCYGKKSLRCWQVDNTLCYDMGCKENFKEKFIECQKCRVVKEATHDPLQQIGEHFNNMIFMLQTNKKELDQAHQRLLQSQKMESVGQLAAGIAHEINTPAQFVGTNLDFLTEAFTDINTLVESLKEIPFLKEGSGTKAFENALEEADWDYLVAELPQALAQSRDGIERISSIVLAMKDFSHPASKEMTPSDLNKLIATTMTVARNEWKYVAELITDFDQQLPQVPLLADQMGQVILNILVNAAHAVEERYGSNPETGVIKISTERTGDTVKVRLVDNGTGMPEDVKSRIFDPFFTTKEVGRGTGQGLAIAYDIIANKHGGKLECESEKGKGSTFVITLPL; translated from the coding sequence ATGAAAGTGCACTCTTTAAACACCAAAATTATCCTCTGGACCGGGCTTTGTATTGCCTGCACCGCAATGATCCTTGTGGGGTATTCATCCTGGAACCTGAGACGTAATGCTGTTACACTTGCTCAATCGACTCTTCGCACATTCGCTCATCAACGTGGGTCTCTCATCGAGCAGGACATAAGCAGTGCCCTTGACACAAGTCGTACATTGGGGCAAGTCCTCAGCAAAGTTCACGACAGTGAATCTCCCTTAGATATCCCACGTTACGAGGCCTCTCAGCTCGTTCGAAGTATACTTGAAGAGAACCCTCACTTTTTAAGCGCATTCACCTGTTGGGAACCACTTGGTTACGACTATATGGATGACGGCTACAAAAATGAAGAAGGACACGACGAATCAGGTCGTTTTGCACCACTGTGGCGCAGGGGAGAAAACGGGCAGGCATTTATTCAACCCCTGCTTTTAAGTCCTCTTCACATGAAAAACAGTCAGGTACAAGCTTGGTATACTTCGCCACAGACAAAAAAAAACGCACACGTTTTTGGTCCAAGTTACGATAGTGAAAATGATCGCTGGTTTGTCACGGTCACAGTACCCATTCTTGATCAGAATAAATTCCAGGGAGTTGTTGGTGTTGATCTTGATTTGGGGCCGTTGCAAAACTCAATCCTCACAGAAGAACTCTTTGACGGCAATGCACAAATCTCTGTATTAAACCAAAATGGAGTTTATGTTGTCGGTAGCAACCCTGAGCATTTTTCAGAAGGAGAACTGTTAGATTCCTGCGATGAACATGGTTTTTTATATAATTCTTTACAGAATCATGAAGAGATTTTTGGTGTTCATAACAATCAATTTCATATGTTGCTTCCCATCCCCCTCAGTAACAGCGACACAACCTGGAACCTCCTCTTTGTTGTTCCTGTGCCGTCCCTGACAAAAGAAATCACCACCCTGATGTGGAAACAGATTGCACTCCTGATAGGTATTTTGGTCGTCATGCTTCCCGTTTCCCTATTAGGCACCAGACGCATTCTGAACCGCCCTCTATCCCTTCTCCTTGAAGGTGTTCAAAAAGTTTCCGGTGGTAACTTGGACCATGAGGTAACAGTTGCTTCCTCCGATGAGATCGGAACCATAGGCATGGCGTTTAATACCATGCGCATTAAACTCAAGGAGATGGTCTCTGCCCTTGAAAAACATCAATTGGAACTGGAAGATAAAGTCGCTCAACGGACCAAAGATCTTGAAAGCAAGAACAATGAAATAGAAGAACATCGAGGTAAGCTGCAAAAAGCATTGGATGAAACATCTGCCCTCATCCAGGCCATTCTTAAAGAAGGTGGAAGTCTTGATGTTTTTTTTGAAAATCCGGGCCTCCAGTCTTGCTGGGAGTTGATGAAGTGTACCAAAGAAGAATGTCCCTGTTATGGGAAAAAATCTCTTCGGTGCTGGCAGGTTGATAACACACTCTGCTACGATATGGGATGTAAAGAAAACTTTAAAGAAAAATTTATTGAGTGTCAGAAATGTAGGGTTGTAAAAGAGGCGACTCATGACCCGTTGCAGCAAATTGGTGAACATTTCAATAACATGATCTTTATGCTTCAGACCAATAAAAAAGAACTGGATCAAGCACACCAGCGCCTCCTCCAATCACAAAAAATGGAATCTGTCGGACAGTTGGCTGCTGGCATTGCTCATGAAATCAATACACCGGCCCAATTTGTGGGTACCAATCTTGATTTCCTGACAGAGGCATTTACTGATATAAACACTCTTGTGGAATCATTGAAAGAAATACCTTTTTTAAAAGAGGGAAGTGGTACCAAGGCATTTGAAAATGCACTTGAAGAAGCAGACTGGGACTACCTGGTTGCCGAACTTCCTCAGGCACTTGCTCAATCAAGGGATGGTATTGAACGGATCAGCTCAATTGTTCTGGCCATGAAAGATTTTTCTCATCCGGCAAGTAAAGAAATGACTCCGTCCGACTTAAATAAGCTTATTGCCACCACCATGACTGTTGCCAGAAATGAGTGGAAATATGTTGCAGAACTCATAACTGACTTTGACCAGCAATTGCCTCAGGTTCCTCTTTTAGCAGATCAGATGGGGCAGGTAATTCTCAATATACTTGTTAATGCAGCCCATGCCGTTGAAGAACGATACGGGAGTAATCCTGAAACTGGAGTCATAAAAATATCTACTGAGCGCACTGGCGACACAGTCAAAGTACGATTGGTGGATAACGGAACAGGTATGCCCGAAGACGTAAAAAGTCGAATCTTCGACCCTTTCTTCACCACCAAAGAAGTCGGTAGGGGGACAGGTCAGGGCTTGGCCATTGCCTATGATATTATCGCGAATAAACATGGCGGTAAGCTGGAATGTGAAAGTGAAAAAGGAAAAGGAAGCACCTTTGTGATTACTCTTCCACTCTGA
- a CDS encoding MarR family winged helix-turn-helix transcriptional regulator — protein sequence MADSNTIHLELSNIPAQCVAYNFQKTARVITSFYRRTIAPSGLKGNQFPLLLAIKLSQPISITELAKTLDLDRTTLSRNLKILEKNSYVSLEQSNDHRIRNVQLSGEGEVILNLALPLWQQAQNTIVEKIGKDQWSNLLSSFHDLASIVK from the coding sequence ATGGCCGATTCTAATACTATACACTTGGAACTATCCAACATACCTGCTCAATGTGTTGCCTATAATTTTCAGAAAACCGCAAGGGTAATAACATCTTTTTACAGAAGAACGATTGCCCCATCTGGTCTAAAAGGCAATCAGTTCCCTTTGTTGCTCGCAATAAAACTGTCACAACCAATTTCTATAACAGAGCTTGCAAAGACCCTGGATTTGGACCGGACAACATTGAGTAGGAACTTGAAAATACTTGAAAAAAATAGTTATGTTAGTTTAGAGCAAAGTAATGATCACCGCATACGAAACGTTCAGTTATCTGGAGAGGGAGAAGTGATTCTTAATCTTGCTCTTCCCCTATGGCAACAAGCTCAAAACACCATAGTAGAAAAAATTGGAAAAGATCAGTGGAGCAATCTTTTGTCTTCCTTCCATGATTTAGCAAGTATCGTAAAGTAG
- a CDS encoding carboxymuconolactone decarboxylase family protein — protein MFIIDAKPPENPTKKLKAMLDVFEKKFGGVPPHFKLLGTLNSDELEITLDYVIRLMQHPTINPDLFTFLRLHIAQQEGYRYCVQFNTNLLKSAGYDNDIIIKSSGDISKVPFEKKLQILAIKAVKGVLRFKEFGKRDLDELYGVGWDDNEIFDAINHCGFMLKNGRLISSYILK, from the coding sequence ATGTTTATTATTGACGCAAAGCCACCTGAGAATCCAACCAAAAAACTGAAAGCAATGCTTGATGTCTTCGAAAAAAAGTTTGGTGGGGTGCCACCTCATTTTAAACTTTTGGGGACATTAAATTCAGATGAATTAGAGATTACCTTGGACTATGTAATTCGCCTGATGCAACATCCAACAATCAATCCTGATCTATTCACTTTCCTACGACTGCATATAGCTCAACAAGAAGGATATCGATATTGTGTACAGTTTAACACAAATCTTTTGAAATCTGCTGGTTATGACAATGATATAATCATAAAATCATCAGGTGATATCAGCAAAGTGCCATTTGAAAAGAAACTTCAAATTTTAGCAATTAAAGCTGTAAAAGGGGTGTTGCGATTTAAAGAATTTGGAAAAAGAGATCTGGACGAACTGTATGGGGTTGGTTGGGATGACAATGAGATTTTTGATGCCATTAATCATTGTGGCTTTATGTTGAAAAATGGAAGATTAATCAGTTCCTATATTCTCAAGTAG
- a CDS encoding cation-translocating P-type ATPase, whose protein sequence is MGKIHPVTPSTENVTIQIPDSPWADSLEDSVKKLQVEPSQGLSTTEASARLQTFGHNMLREVKSKSSLTIFINQFKNLIVVFLIAASLLSFSFGEYVEGLAIGIVIVINAIIGFVTELKGARSIEALRKLGSVSSRVRRDGRISEILANDLVPGDIIILEGGDVISADLRIITASRLQSDESVLTGESLPVGKSVEVLGEGTSLADRDNMLFKGTALTRGSGEAVVIATGMETELGKISSLVAGTKEDATPLEKRLNQLGNWLIWVCLIIAVFVVVTGLMAGQELYLMIETGIALAVASIPEGLPIVATIALARGVWRMAKRNALIKELSAVETLGATSIICTDKTGTLTENRLTAVKFAIATGSIDIHINSPEKEKTFVGDAGEISLPETNRALQHVLEVGVLCNNAEITLSPEGVIVKSVGDPLEVALLAIAVKAGMTREDLAVQFPEDKETSFDSDIKMMATYHRVDEGYRIAVKGAPESVIEACDTLFTGDGGTALTAEDRKQWSQLNEEMAAKGLRVLALAEKQSNNLEEEPYAKLQLVGLVGLMDPPREDVKEALAQCREAGIRVIMATGDQAVTAQAIGRAVGLVAEDNAQVIHGLDLGRLVDLSEAEKDRIASAQLFARVSPSQKLDLIAFHQERHAIVAMTGDGVNDAPALKKADIGIAMGLRGTQVAREASDMILKDDSFASIVHAVKQGRIIFKNIRAFVIYLLSCNLSEVMTVTCAMLLGMPLPLLPLQILFLNIVTDVFPALALAAGEENDNIMKNKPRDKREPIMSKIHWFAVSGYGAIMTCAVLGAFYISLNTLNLPEKESVTISFLTLAFAQLWHVFNMRERNSGVLNNGIIKNPFIWGALALCTVLLMLALYVPFMANILRLANPGFIGLALVLAMSLLPLLGGQLFHLILGRK, encoded by the coding sequence ATGGGAAAAATTCATCCTGTCACACCTTCCACTGAAAATGTAACAATTCAAATTCCTGATTCACCATGGGCAGACTCTTTAGAGGATTCCGTCAAAAAACTTCAGGTTGAACCTTCACAAGGGCTTAGTACAACAGAGGCCAGCGCACGTCTACAGACCTTTGGTCATAATATGTTGCGGGAAGTTAAGTCTAAGAGTTCATTGACGATCTTTATTAATCAGTTCAAAAATCTCATTGTCGTGTTCCTTATTGCCGCATCACTCCTCTCTTTTTCTTTTGGCGAATATGTGGAAGGCCTGGCGATTGGTATTGTTATTGTTATTAACGCTATTATTGGTTTTGTAACAGAATTAAAAGGAGCCCGTTCCATTGAGGCTCTGCGCAAACTCGGCAGTGTCAGCTCACGTGTGCGAAGAGATGGCAGGATAAGTGAGATTCTCGCCAACGACCTTGTTCCAGGTGACATTATTATACTGGAAGGTGGCGATGTCATCTCCGCTGATCTTCGTATCATTACTGCTTCAAGACTTCAATCCGACGAATCTGTTCTCACCGGTGAATCCCTCCCTGTCGGCAAATCAGTGGAAGTGCTTGGAGAAGGAACATCCCTTGCCGACAGAGATAATATGCTTTTCAAAGGTACGGCCCTTACTCGAGGTTCGGGAGAGGCGGTGGTCATTGCTACGGGAATGGAGACTGAGCTTGGGAAAATTTCCTCTCTGGTTGCAGGAACCAAAGAAGATGCGACCCCCCTTGAGAAAAGGCTCAATCAGCTCGGAAACTGGCTTATCTGGGTATGTCTCATTATTGCAGTATTTGTCGTTGTAACAGGGTTAATGGCAGGACAAGAGTTGTACCTGATGATTGAAACAGGCATTGCCCTTGCTGTAGCCTCAATCCCCGAAGGCTTGCCAATTGTTGCAACAATTGCCCTGGCAAGGGGCGTATGGCGTATGGCCAAACGTAATGCACTAATAAAGGAGCTATCAGCAGTCGAAACACTCGGAGCAACAAGCATTATCTGCACCGATAAGACAGGAACACTTACCGAAAATCGTCTCACCGCGGTGAAGTTTGCCATTGCAACCGGTTCGATTGATATACATATAAATTCCCCGGAAAAAGAAAAAACCTTTGTTGGTGATGCAGGAGAAATTTCTCTCCCTGAAACCAATAGAGCACTGCAACATGTTCTTGAAGTTGGTGTCCTCTGCAACAATGCTGAGATTACCCTCTCTCCTGAAGGAGTTATAGTAAAATCCGTAGGGGATCCGCTGGAGGTTGCCCTTCTTGCGATTGCCGTAAAAGCTGGTATGACCAGAGAAGACCTCGCTGTTCAATTCCCTGAAGACAAAGAAACATCCTTTGATTCGGATATCAAAATGATGGCAACTTATCATCGTGTTGACGAAGGGTACCGAATAGCTGTAAAAGGTGCTCCGGAAAGCGTTATTGAAGCATGTGACACACTCTTCACGGGGGATGGTGGAACTGCACTGACCGCTGAAGACAGGAAGCAGTGGAGTCAGTTAAATGAAGAAATGGCGGCTAAGGGGCTTCGTGTTCTGGCTTTGGCTGAAAAGCAGTCAAATAATCTGGAGGAGGAACCTTACGCCAAACTTCAGCTTGTCGGTCTGGTCGGGTTGATGGATCCACCCCGTGAAGATGTAAAAGAGGCATTGGCACAGTGTCGCGAAGCCGGGATTCGCGTTATCATGGCTACAGGAGACCAGGCGGTGACAGCCCAGGCGATAGGGAGAGCCGTTGGCCTTGTAGCTGAGGATAATGCCCAGGTTATTCATGGACTTGATTTGGGCAGGCTTGTAGACCTTTCTGAAGCCGAGAAAGATAGAATTGCTTCAGCACAGCTTTTTGCAAGGGTCAGCCCAAGCCAGAAGCTTGACCTGATAGCCTTTCACCAGGAAAGACATGCAATTGTTGCGATGACCGGAGACGGAGTGAATGATGCTCCTGCTTTGAAAAAGGCTGACATTGGTATCGCCATGGGACTTCGTGGCACACAGGTTGCCAGGGAAGCATCCGACATGATTCTTAAGGACGATTCCTTTGCTTCAATTGTTCATGCTGTTAAACAGGGCAGGATTATTTTCAAAAACATTCGGGCGTTTGTCATTTATCTCCTGTCCTGTAATCTCAGTGAAGTGATGACAGTCACCTGTGCGATGTTACTCGGCATGCCTCTGCCACTTCTCCCCCTACAGATTCTTTTTCTCAATATCGTCACCGATGTTTTCCCTGCCCTTGCCCTTGCAGCTGGAGAAGAGAACGACAATATTATGAAAAACAAACCGCGGGACAAGCGTGAACCCATCATGTCTAAAATACACTGGTTCGCTGTTTCAGGCTATGGAGCAATCATGACTTGTGCCGTTCTTGGTGCTTTTTACATTTCACTCAACACTTTGAATTTACCAGAAAAAGAGTCTGTCACCATATCTTTTCTGACCCTGGCTTTTGCTCAACTCTGGCATGTATTTAACATGCGGGAACGCAACTCAGGGGTTCTAAACAATGGTATTATTAAAAACCCTTTTATCTGGGGAGCACTTGCTCTTTGTACAGTGCTTCTTATGTTGGCCCTGTATGTTCCATTTATGGCAAATATTCTCAGGCTTGCAAACCCTGGATTTATTGGCCTGGCCCTAGTCTTGGCAATGAGCCTTCTGCCACTTCTGGGTGGACAGTTGTTTCACTTAATTCTTGGTCGAAAATAG
- a CDS encoding two-component system sensor histidine kinase NtrB has product MMPSTHQPFKFSKPALVLILASCLLAVILAFTTVRNLNREQRLLENSLLQQGLTLIRSFEAGARTSMMHYMSGSNPLETLVEETTKEESVVYIRILHENGESVAEAGDLPPPIDKEEVQRILDAESPVTRTIPEKSVFELARIFEPLPPLMPRRGRKPTPSSPSNSMRGKMYQHMQMMQEEMQNKGRQLIVVGLGTSAFDTARQEDKTRALLMGALLFLLGSAGLYFLFLYQSIRVGKSTLVNMQLYTDNVIESMPAGLITLNSSNAIVSCNKKAEQLLSRRFSEMNNLQPQELFSSFTDDQQQDQLLIESDVLCHNPLGEDIPVKLSTSPLLDHNGKKTGLVIILRDMRDIRKVEQQLELSRRLASLGKMAAGVAHEIRNPLGTLRGFAQYFGTRSEPGSDGKKYADLMVSEVDRLNQTISSLLQFARAREPQRIQVKAEELFGKLSSLMEVDFAAHQIDFQKDYDSELVFNADPDLLLQVLLNLLKNSISVTENGGTILLAAHKKNDDICIEVSDTGHGMTDEEQEKLFDPFFSTRKDGTGLGLAVSHQIIEQHHGRIEVESTLGKGTTMKIILPGEQV; this is encoded by the coding sequence ATGATGCCTTCCACTCACCAGCCATTTAAATTCTCAAAACCCGCTCTTGTACTCATCCTTGCAAGTTGCCTCCTGGCTGTTATCCTTGCATTTACAACCGTTCGCAACCTCAACCGTGAACAGCGCCTCCTTGAGAATTCCCTCCTCCAGCAGGGCCTGACCCTGATACGTTCTTTTGAAGCGGGAGCAAGAACATCAATGATGCACTACATGAGCGGAAGTAACCCCCTCGAAACTCTGGTTGAAGAGACAACCAAAGAAGAGAGCGTCGTTTACATTCGCATTCTTCACGAGAATGGTGAAAGCGTTGCCGAAGCAGGCGACCTTCCCCCACCAATAGACAAAGAGGAGGTTCAACGAATACTTGACGCAGAATCACCAGTCACCCGGACAATACCGGAAAAAAGTGTATTTGAACTGGCAAGAATTTTTGAGCCACTTCCACCACTTATGCCAAGACGCGGCAGGAAACCTACGCCATCGTCACCATCCAATTCCATGCGTGGCAAAATGTATCAACATATGCAGATGATGCAGGAGGAAATGCAGAACAAAGGCCGTCAATTAATCGTGGTTGGTCTGGGAACCAGCGCCTTCGACACTGCGCGGCAGGAAGACAAAACCCGGGCGCTCCTTATGGGAGCCCTCCTCTTTTTACTCGGGAGTGCTGGACTGTATTTTCTTTTTCTCTATCAGAGCATTCGAGTTGGTAAATCTACCCTGGTCAATATGCAGCTCTATACTGACAATGTTATCGAAAGCATGCCGGCCGGACTTATTACCCTGAACAGCAGCAATGCCATCGTTTCCTGTAATAAAAAGGCAGAACAGTTGCTTTCCCGTCGTTTTTCAGAGATGAATAACTTGCAACCTCAGGAACTTTTCTCTTCCTTTACGGATGATCAGCAGCAGGATCAACTGCTCATCGAGAGTGATGTCCTTTGTCACAACCCACTGGGGGAAGATATCCCGGTTAAACTCTCAACCTCACCTCTTTTAGACCATAATGGAAAAAAGACAGGACTGGTGATTATCCTAAGAGACATGCGGGATATCAGAAAAGTTGAACAGCAACTCGAACTTTCCAGGCGACTTGCCTCATTGGGAAAAATGGCGGCCGGAGTCGCTCATGAAATACGAAACCCCTTAGGAACACTGCGCGGTTTTGCGCAATACTTTGGCACCAGGTCGGAACCTGGCAGTGATGGAAAAAAATATGCTGACCTCATGGTCTCCGAAGTGGATCGTCTCAATCAGACAATTTCCAGCCTTCTCCAGTTTGCAAGAGCACGTGAACCTCAGCGTATACAAGTGAAAGCAGAGGAACTGTTTGGAAAGCTTTCCAGTCTGATGGAAGTGGATTTTGCGGCACATCAGATCGATTTCCAGAAGGACTATGACTCAGAACTAGTATTCAATGCAGATCCGGACCTCCTCCTTCAGGTACTTTTGAACTTGCTCAAAAACAGTATCAGCGTAACAGAGAATGGTGGCACAATACTTCTGGCTGCACACAAAAAAAACGACGACATCTGCATCGAGGTGAGCGATACGGGGCATGGTATGACAGATGAGGAGCAGGAAAAACTTTTTGATCCATTTTTTTCAACCCGCAAAGATGGAACAGGGCTCGGTCTTGCCGTGAGTCATCAGATCATAGAACAGCATCACGGACGTATTGAAGTGGAAAGTACACTTGGAAAAGGCACCACCATGAAGATAATCCTTCCCGGAGAACAGGTGTGA
- a CDS encoding formate dehydrogenase subunit gamma has product MKKIILPGCILFLTMAGLAIAQSSGQLPKAVGSEPLLTVAYQQINANFTGEWQQYGQLFTNLQQFLFPRLFLLVITIVPVIFFFHYIAIGPMVFDHSGKQVYCYNLFVRIVHWCAALSFSLLVITGLMIIYASLLGGGAIGIMARTIHLLSAVVFAGFAVFMFLVWIKDMLPALYDLKWMIIMGGYLSKEKKPVPAGKFNAGQKMWFWLATLGGAVMAVTGYFLYSFPANIDTLRLSAVIHNFLGAAMIAMFIIHVYMSMAAIKGALGSMISGYKAEAELKILHSKFKY; this is encoded by the coding sequence ATGAAGAAAATTATTCTTCCAGGCTGCATTCTATTTTTGACAATGGCTGGACTGGCCATTGCCCAATCATCGGGGCAGCTACCGAAAGCTGTTGGATCGGAACCGTTGCTCACTGTTGCGTATCAGCAGATTAATGCGAATTTCACGGGAGAGTGGCAGCAGTATGGCCAACTTTTCACCAATCTGCAGCAGTTTCTATTTCCGAGACTGTTTCTTCTGGTGATCACCATTGTTCCTGTTATATTTTTTTTCCACTACATTGCAATCGGCCCCATGGTCTTTGACCATAGTGGCAAGCAGGTCTACTGCTACAACCTCTTTGTCCGTATTGTTCACTGGTGCGCTGCTCTCTCATTCAGCCTGCTGGTGATCACCGGACTTATGATCATCTATGCCTCACTCCTTGGCGGAGGGGCAATCGGTATAATGGCCCGCACCATCCATCTGCTCTCTGCAGTGGTATTTGCAGGATTTGCAGTTTTTATGTTTCTGGTCTGGATTAAAGATATGCTCCCCGCTCTTTATGATCTGAAGTGGATGATAATTATGGGCGGTTATCTGAGTAAGGAGAAGAAACCGGTTCCTGCAGGGAAATTCAATGCGGGGCAAAAAATGTGGTTCTGGCTGGCAACTCTTGGTGGGGCTGTCATGGCCGTCACAGGGTATTTTCTCTATTCTTTTCCTGCAAACATTGACACTCTCCGCCTTTCAGCGGTTATTCACAACTTCCTTGGCGCTGCCATGATAGCCATGTTTATTATCCACGTATACATGTCCATGGCTGCAATCAAAGGTGCTTTAGGAAGCATGATCAGCGGTTATAAAGCTGAGGCCGAGTTAAAAATACTCCACTCGAAATTCAAGTATTAA
- the fdh3B gene encoding formate dehydrogenase FDH3 subunit beta, giving the protein MGRMKFLCDIERCIDCGGCVVACKEGNHIPVGVNRRRVITIGQGKPGEKSISVACMHCSDAPCIAVCPVDCIYQRDDGIVLHDKETCIGCGYCFMACPFGAPQFPSGQVFGARGAMDKCTFCAGGPEETFSDKEQRLYGQNRIAEGKVPLCAGMCATKSLIAGDADEVADVYRERVFKRGSGANAWGWNKAYNKK; this is encoded by the coding sequence ATGGGACGCATGAAATTTTTATGTGACATAGAACGTTGCATTGACTGCGGCGGCTGCGTGGTGGCCTGTAAGGAAGGTAACCATATACCGGTTGGTGTAAACAGACGCAGGGTTATAACCATAGGCCAGGGAAAACCTGGAGAAAAATCAATATCAGTCGCCTGCATGCACTGCTCGGATGCACCGTGTATCGCTGTCTGTCCAGTGGACTGTATTTATCAACGTGATGACGGCATTGTGCTTCACGACAAGGAGACCTGTATTGGCTGCGGATACTGTTTTATGGCCTGTCCATTCGGAGCCCCACAGTTCCCCAGCGGGCAGGTCTTCGGTGCCCGTGGTGCCATGGACAAATGCACCTTCTGTGCCGGTGGCCCCGAAGAAACGTTTAGTGATAAAGAGCAGAGACTCTATGGTCAGAATCGGATCGCCGAAGGAAAGGTACCTCTCTGTGCCGGAATGTGTGCCACCAAATCGCTGATCGCAGGTGATGCTGATGAAGTTGCCGATGTATATCGGGAACGAGTCTTTAAGCGTGGCTCCGGTGCAAATGCATGGGGATGGAATAAAGCCTATAATAAGAAGTAA